Part of the Sphingopyxis sp. 113P3 genome, GTGCAGCATAAAGAATGTGCGCGCGCAGCCGGTCCACGGCAGACGCGCCCGCGCTCATTCCTCGATCCGGTAGGCGATCGGCTTGAAGCTACCGTTGTTCGATTGGGGCGCCGAGCAGGCAGTGAGCCCGATAATCAAATCGGCATGGGCAAGAAAGGTGATGCTGTCGCCCGCCTTGCTGAGCGGCGGGTCGACGCGCAACGCACCGGTCACGCCGTCGACGGGCACATTCATGAAACAGTTGAAGGCGACGGGGATCGCATCGGGCTCGATGCCATAGGGCGCAAGCGCCTCTGCAAGATTGCCGAAGCAGCCGCGGTGGGGGTTCGTATCGCCGTAGATGATGCGAAATGTATCGCGCGAGCAGGGCGTGAGCAGGAAATCGTGACGTCCAACGTCATCCGCGACGATTTCGAGCAATATGTTGCTCCGGTTCGAATAGAGCTTGTCACCCGTCGAGAGATAAATACGGCTCGCATAGTCAAGCGTGCGGCCCGACGAGATGACTTCGGCCACGTCGGCGCGGTTGAAAGCGAGAAGGTCGGCAACCTGCTCGCCGCGCGGATCGGTCACCACGAGCCGCTGCCCGCGATCGAGCGTGAAGGCCGTTCCCGAACGAGGTGCGATCTCAGGCAGCGCGCGATCTCCGCATCGGGGGCAGGAAGGGACAGAACCAGTCGCCGTCCACCTCGCGCCCGCTGAACTGCGCGGCCGCGCTCGCATCGCCGAAATCGGCGAGCATCGGGTTGGGTGTTCCGGCGAGCGCGGTATCGCGCGCCATGATCGCCGAGCGCATCTTGTCATAAAGCCCGTCGCGCCGGAGCGCGGCGAACTGCGCTTGCAGATTGAAGACCAGCGCGGGCTGGTCGAAGCGGCGCGCAGGGCGGCTCGCTGCCGGATGAAGCCCAACGATGAAATAGCCATGCCCCCCAAGGCTGAGGGCAAACCAGGGGCTGGCAGGATGCTCGCTGACCTCAGGATCGACAGGCGCGCCGCGGGCGGCGTCGCGGTCGGCCAGCGCCTGAAGCCGCGCCCACATTTGCGCCTCGAAGGTAGTCTCGTCGCGGGGAGCGGGTCCGCCGAACAAGACCGCAAGCGAGTGGAACCGCCGGCCGCTACCGCGCCAGAAAGCTTCCGCCGTCTCCTCAAGGGCGTCGAGAATTTTCTCGTCATCGCGCCCGCACGCAAGCGGCCCGGCTTCGACGATCGAGAGCCCCCCGGCGGCGAGCGCCGATTTGGCTCCCACGCAGGGAAACATCTGGTCGGCGATGCGCTCGGCAAAAGCCGCGCGGGCGGGAGACTGGGAGGAAGGGAGGTTGGACATGATGGGTGACAAACGGCGCCCGCGCGCGTTGGTTGCACGCCCGGCCGCAGCGGATCGCCTGCAAGCGCCCGTGAGGCCGCAATTGCCAAGCGGGGGAATAAGGCGTAATTTCAACATGGGCGGGGCGATATTCTTTGCACAGGGGAGAATGTTGCCGTGGTTAAAACTTTCTTTCGTTGGCCGCTCATGATCGGTCTCGTCGTTGCGAGCGGCGCCGGTCCCTCGATATCGGCAGCGCAAACCTCCGATGACCGGATGTACCGTCCCGCCGAGGCGACCATCTATCGCGACGCCGCCTATCGCGGCCCTGCCGTCTTCATTGGCGAAGCGAAGCCCGACCTCGGCCTCGCCTGGCCCGTCAATTCGATCCGGGTCGCGCAAGGGCACTGGGAGCTGTGCGAAAAGACGCGCTACCGCGGAACCTGCCGCACGGTCGATCGCGATACGCCGATGCTTGGCAACATCTTGCGCGGCATCACCGTCCAGTCGATGCGGCCCGTCGGCAGCGGAGCCCAGCCCCATCCTCCCGCCAACGACCAGAGCGTGCGCGGCAATTTCGCCGAGTTCCACACCCAGCCAACCACGGGCGGTACCCGCGTGCCTGCCTGCACGAGCGGTTCGGCGGGTGCGAACTGCGCTGCCCGCACGGCGGACAGCTGGTGCCGCTCCATCGGTTGGAACGGCTCGGCGCGCGAACACATGGAAACGGTGGGCGGGCGGGTCTACCTCGCTGATGTGCTGTGCGTCCGGTCGGGCTATTGAAGAGGAGAGGGTCGATGATGAGGGTGATGATCACCGCCACGGCGCTGGCGATCGCGGGGTGCTCCTCGATGCCGCGCAACACCGGCACCAGCTATGAGTGCGATCGCGGCACAAGCCTGAAGGTCGATTATGTCCGCGACGGTGCGGTTGTCCGGGTCAACGGGCGTCAGACGCTGGTGCTGCGCGCCACTCCGGCCAACCGAGGGGAAATTTACGAGAACCGAACCGGCGCCCGCCTTCACCGTGATGGCAATCAGGTGACGTGGAACACCGCGGCGCGCTCGGCGCCTGAGACCTGCCGGGCGGTGATAACGCCGCTCTGAAGGGGTCAAAGTTCCATCAAGTCGAAGGCATTTCGCAGCTCGGCTGCAAACAGTTCAGGCTGTTCCCAGGCGGCGAAATGCCCGCCACGATCGAGTTCGTTCCAGTAGACGATGTTGCGGTAGCGCCCTTCGGCCCAGCGGCGCGACAGGCGCATGATCTCGTTCGGGAACAGGCTGCAAGCCGTCGGGACGTGGATTTCGCCCGTCGCGAAGCTGCGGAAGCTGTGCCAGTAGAGCCGCGCCGACGACGCGGCGCTGGCGGTCAGCCAATAGAGGCTGACGGTATCGAGCATCGCGTCCTTCGACAGCGCCTTTTCCGGATGGCCCCCGATCGACTGTCCGCCCGGCTGGTGGCCACAGTCGGTCCAGCCATGATATTTCTCGACGATCCACGCCATCTGCCCCACGGGCGAATCGGTAAGCGCATAACCGATCGTCTGGGGGCGCGTTGCCTGCTGCGTCGAATAGCCGCTGTCCTTTGCCTGATACCATTGGAAGCGCGTGAGATAGGCCTTCTCGGCCTCGCTGAGATCGGCCATCATCTCGGGCGGCGGCGCGCCGACAACCATGTTGACGTGAAGCCCTGCGCAATGGTCGCCGTGCGCGACCCCGATCGCGCAGGTCACCGCGCTGCCCCAGTCGCCGCCTTGCGCGAAATAGCGGTCATAGCCGAGCGCGCCCATCAGTGCGTTCCACGCCGCCGCGATATGCTCGACGCTCCACTTGGCGATGTCGGGCTTGCCCGAGAAGCCGTAGCCCGGAAGCGAAGGGATCACGAGATGGAAATCCGCCGACAAGGGCGCAATGACGTCGAGAAATTCGAGCACCGACCCTGGCCAGCCGTGTGTCAGAATGAGCGGCCGGGCATCGGGATTGGCCGAGCGGATATGAAGAAAATGGATATCGAGACCGTCGACGGTCGCGAGAAAATTGGGCAGCCCATTCAGCCGCGCCTCGATACGGCGCCAGTCATACTCGTCGCGCCAGTACGCCGCCAGTTCCTGCGCATAGGCGAGCGGCACGCCCTGGTCCCAATCATCGACCGTTTCCTTTTCGGGCCAGCGCGTCGCAGCAAGCCTGGCCTTGAGGTCGTCGAGAGCTGCCTGCTCAACCGCGAGTGTGAACGGACGGATATTGGCAACCTGCATTTGCCCCCCTTTGAGCTTACCGCGTCGGCACAGGCTCCGATCCCGTCCAGTCGTAAAAGCCGCGCCCGGCCTTTTTCCCAACCCAGCCCGCCTCCACATATTGGACGAGCAGCGGCGCGGGACGGAATTTCGGATCGCCCGTACCGCTGTGGAGCACGCGGATAATCTCGAGGCAAGTATCAAGACCGATAAAGTCGGCGAGCGTGATGGGGCCCATCGGATGGTTGAGCCCGAGGCGGCACCCAGTGTCGATGTCCTTCATCGTCGCGACGCCCTCGCCCAGGGCGAACACCGCTTCGTTGATAAGCGGCATCAGGACCCGGTTGACGATGAAACCGGGCGCGTCGTTCGCGTGAACGATCTCCTTCCCGAGCCCCCGCCCATAGGCTTCGACCTGCGCCAGCGTGTCATCGCTCGTTGCGAGGCCGCGGATCAGTTCGATCAGCCCCATTACCGGCACCGGGTTGAAGAAATGGACGCCGATGAAGCGGGCCGGATCGGGCGCCGCCTGCGCGAGGCGGGTGATCGGGATCGAACTGGTGTTCGAGGCAAGAATCGCGCTCTTCGACAGATGCGCACCAACGCTCGCGAAGATCGCGCGCTTGATTTCTTCGCGCTCGGTCGCCGCCTCGATCACGAGGTCGGCGGGCGCAAAATCAGCATGGTCGGCAACGGGAGTGATTCGAGCGAGAAGCGCGTCGGCATCGGCCTGCCCCATCTTCTCCTTGGCAACAAGGCGGCCAAGCGCCCTGGCAATCCCTTCCTTGCCTGCCTCGGCGCGGGCGATGTCGATGTCGGAGAGGAGAACATCGTGCCCGGCCCCTGCCGAGACCTGCGCGATCCCCGCGCCCATTTGCCCTGCCCCGATCACGCCGACGATCATATCTAGCCCTTTCGCTGAACCCGTGGCTGCGCACCTACGCCCTCGGCTCCTTTCGTCAAGGGGCGGAGCGGAAAGCGGTGGCCTCGGCGAGGATCAGCGCAAAGGCAGGATCGGCATCGTCCCAGGTCGCAAGCGGCGTCCAGCCGCCGGCGCGCAGCAGAAGGTTCGCGTCGCGCGGCCCGTATTTATGGCTGTTTTCGCTGTGGATCGTCTCCCCGCTCGCCATGTGATAAGCGCGTCCACCGACGCGAAAATCCATGTCGCATGCGGCCACGAGGTGCATCTCGATCCGGGCATGCACATCGTTCCAGACGGCGCGATGGGTGAAGTTTTCAAGCGGGATCGTGCCGTCGAGCTCGCGGTTGATCCGTTCGAGCAGATTGAGGTTGAAGGCCGCGGTTACCCCGGCGGGATCGTCATAGGCGCGCTGGAGAATGTCCACATCCTTGATACGGTCGATCCCGATCAGAAGCAGCGACGCCTCGCCAAGCGCGCTGCGCCAGCTGCGGAGCAGGTCGACTGCCGTTCGCGCAACCATGTTGCCGATGGTTGAGCCGGGAAAGAAGCCGAGCTTGGGCAGCCCGCAGATTTCGCGCGGCAGGTCGACCGGCTGGGTGAAATCGGCCTCGACCGGATAAATGGCGAGGCGGGGGAATCGGGCCGCGAGCGCGCGGGCGCTTCCGCGCAGGAAATCGCCCGAAATATCGACCGGCACATAGGCGGCAGGGTCGATCGCCTCGAGGAGGAGCGGCGTCTTGGTCGAACTTCCGGATCCCAGTTCGACGACGGCGCGGCCGGGGCCGACGGCATCTGCGATCGCAGCGGCGTGGCGTTTGAGCAGATCAGTCTCGCTGCGTGTCGGATAATATTCCGGAAGCGCAGTGATGTCCTCGAACAGCGCCGAGCCGACCGCGTCGTAGAACCAGCGCGCCGGAATCGCCTTTTGCGCCTGCGAGAGTCCGGCATGAACATCGGCGCGAAAGGCCATGTCGATTCCGGCATCGTCAGCGTCGACCTGTCGCAAGTGTCGCACTACGCCCATATCAAAGATCCTTGGCAAGTCGCACGCCGGTGAATTGCCAGCGCTGGTGGGGGTAAAAGAAGTTGCGGTAGCTGGCGCGCAAATGGCCGCGCGGCGTCGCGCAGCTGCCCCCGCGCAGGACGAACTGCCCGCTCATGAACTTTCCATTATATTCGCCGACCGCGCCGGGGGCTGCACGGAAACCCGGATAGGGTCGATAGGCGCTGCCGGTCCATTCCCACACGCCGCCGAACATCTGCTCGAGGGCGCCGTCTCCACGTGCCGGCGCGGGCTGCACGGGCCCGGCGTCATCGAGTTGCTGCCCGCCGAGGGGGTCGCGCGCCGCCGCGGCCGCCTCCCACTCGAACTCGGTCGGCAGCCGCGCGCCGGCCCAGCTTGCAAAGGCGTCAGCCTCGTAAAAGCTGACATGTGTGACGGGCGCGGCGGGGGCGATCGGCTGCCAGCCCGCGAGGGCGAACGCGCACCCATCGCGCCAGTAGAGCGGTGCCTCCACGCCCTCGGCTTCCACCCACGCCCAGCCGTCGCTGAGCCAGAGCGAGGGGGTGCGATAACCCCCGTCGTCCATAAACGCCTGCCACTCGCTGTTGGTCACCGGCCGGCTCGCGAGGGCGTGCGGGGTCAAAAGGACGGAAAACTGCGGGGCCTCGCAGTCGAAGGCGAAACCTTCGCCTGCGTGGCCGACCGACACGATCCCGTCCGCCCCTTCGATCCAGCGCATGGCGCCTGCTGTCTCAGGGAGCGAGCCGCCAGCCTCCGGGACGGGCGCAGCGCCCTCGAAGCTGGCCTCCTCCCAGACAGCGGGGCCGAGCGGGTTCTGCGCGAACAGATGCTTGATGTCGGTGAGGAGCAGTTCCTGATGCTGCTGTTCGTGATGGATGCCGAGTTCGACGAGCGCGCGCGCCGCGTCGGGCAGGTCGGCAAACGCTCGCAGCACGGCCGCATCGACATGTGCGCGCCAGGTGCGAACGTCCTCGAGCGCAGGGCGGGTCAGAAGCCCGCGCTGCGGACGCGCGTGGCGCGGTCCTTCCGCCTCATAATAGCTGTTGAAAAGATAGGGATAGCGGGGATCGAACAGCTGGTAGTCGGGGACATGATCGCGCAGCACGAAGGTTTCGAAAAACCAGTTCGTGTGCGCAAGATGCCATTTGGCGGGCGATGCATCCGCCATCGATTGCGCGCTTGCGTCGGCGTCAGACAGCGACGCCGCGAGGTCCAGCGACAGGCGCCGCGTGGCGGCGAAACGACCAGCCAGGTCGGCGTGCGACAGCGCGTCGGTCGTGGGCGAAGCGTCGGTGCGGCGGGCCATAAGCAGACAATCCCCCGAAGTGCGATTCGGTTTCGCAAGACGAGGCAATATGGTTACGGCGCCGACGAATGTCTAGAACATATGGGGAACAGATTCCCGATGAAGACCTGAAGGAAAAGAAGACAATCCCTTAGCGCGTGCCGCCGGGCTTCCAGAGGATGTCGCCGTCCGCCGCGGCATTGATGTGGCGCGTCATCACGAACAAATGGTCCGACAAACGATTGAGGTAGGCGAGCGCAAGCGGGTTGAGCGCACGCGTTGCCGCAGCAGCCACGGCGGCGCGCTCGGCGCGTCGGGCGATCGCCCGCGCGAGGTGAAGGCGGGCCGCCGCCTCGCTCCCGCCCGGGAGAATGAAACTGCGGAGCGGATCCAGCGCTGCATTCATGGCGTCGATTTCCGCTTCGAGCCGCGCGACCTGCCCCGCCACGATGCGCAGCGCCATGTCGTGCGGGCCGAAACCATGCTCGGCATCGGCCGGGGTCG contains:
- a CDS encoding DUF1989 domain-containing protein; this encodes MPEIAPRSGTAFTLDRGQRLVVTDPRGEQVADLLAFNRADVAEVISSGRTLDYASRIYLSTGDKLYSNRSNILLEIVADDVGRHDFLLTPCSRDTFRIIYGDTNPHRGCFGNLAEALAPYGIEPDAIPVAFNCFMNVPVDGVTGALRVDPPLSKAGDSITFLAHADLIIGLTACSAPQSNNGSFKPIAYRIEE
- the gntA gene encoding guanitoxin biosynthesis heme-dependent pre-guanitoxin N-hydroxylase GntA codes for the protein MSNLPSSQSPARAAFAERIADQMFPCVGAKSALAAGGLSIVEAGPLACGRDDEKILDALEETAEAFWRGSGRRFHSLAVLFGGPAPRDETTFEAQMWARLQALADRDAARGAPVDPEVSEHPASPWFALSLGGHGYFIVGLHPAASRPARRFDQPALVFNLQAQFAALRRDGLYDKMRSAIMARDTALAGTPNPMLADFGDASAAAQFSGREVDGDWFCPFLPPMRRSRAA
- a CDS encoding beta/gamma crystallin-related protein yields the protein MIGLVVASGAGPSISAAQTSDDRMYRPAEATIYRDAAYRGPAVFIGEAKPDLGLAWPVNSIRVAQGHWELCEKTRYRGTCRTVDRDTPMLGNILRGITVQSMRPVGSGAQPHPPANDQSVRGNFAEFHTQPTTGGTRVPACTSGSAGANCAARTADSWCRSIGWNGSAREHMETVGGRVYLADVLCVRSGY
- a CDS encoding MliC family protein — its product is MMRVMITATALAIAGCSSMPRNTGTSYECDRGTSLKVDYVRDGAVVRVNGRQTLVLRATPANRGEIYENRTGARLHRDGNQVTWNTAARSAPETCRAVITPL
- a CDS encoding epoxide hydrolase family protein, which encodes MQVANIRPFTLAVEQAALDDLKARLAATRWPEKETVDDWDQGVPLAYAQELAAYWRDEYDWRRIEARLNGLPNFLATVDGLDIHFLHIRSANPDARPLILTHGWPGSVLEFLDVIAPLSADFHLVIPSLPGYGFSGKPDIAKWSVEHIAAAWNALMGALGYDRYFAQGGDWGSAVTCAIGVAHGDHCAGLHVNMVVGAPPPEMMADLSEAEKAYLTRFQWYQAKDSGYSTQQATRPQTIGYALTDSPVGQMAWIVEKYHGWTDCGHQPGGQSIGGHPEKALSKDAMLDTVSLYWLTASAASSARLYWHSFRSFATGEIHVPTACSLFPNEIMRLSRRWAEGRYRNIVYWNELDRGGHFAAWEQPELFAAELRNAFDLMEL
- a CDS encoding 3-hydroxyacyl-CoA dehydrogenase NAD-binding domain-containing protein, translated to MIVGVIGAGQMGAGIAQVSAGAGHDVLLSDIDIARAEAGKEGIARALGRLVAKEKMGQADADALLARITPVADHADFAPADLVIEAATEREEIKRAIFASVGAHLSKSAILASNTSSIPITRLAQAAPDPARFIGVHFFNPVPVMGLIELIRGLATSDDTLAQVEAYGRGLGKEIVHANDAPGFIVNRVLMPLINEAVFALGEGVATMKDIDTGCRLGLNHPMGPITLADFIGLDTCLEIIRVLHSGTGDPKFRPAPLLVQYVEAGWVGKKAGRGFYDWTGSEPVPTR
- the egtD gene encoding L-histidine N(alpha)-methyltransferase — translated: MGVVRHLRQVDADDAGIDMAFRADVHAGLSQAQKAIPARWFYDAVGSALFEDITALPEYYPTRSETDLLKRHAAAIADAVGPGRAVVELGSGSSTKTPLLLEAIDPAAYVPVDISGDFLRGSARALAARFPRLAIYPVEADFTQPVDLPREICGLPKLGFFPGSTIGNMVARTAVDLLRSWRSALGEASLLLIGIDRIKDVDILQRAYDDPAGVTAAFNLNLLERINRELDGTIPLENFTHRAVWNDVHARIEMHLVAACDMDFRVGGRAYHMASGETIHSENSHKYGPRDANLLLRAGGWTPLATWDDADPAFALILAEATAFRSAP
- the egtB gene encoding ergothioneine biosynthesis protein EgtB, which encodes MARRTDASPTTDALSHADLAGRFAATRRLSLDLAASLSDADASAQSMADASPAKWHLAHTNWFFETFVLRDHVPDYQLFDPRYPYLFNSYYEAEGPRHARPQRGLLTRPALEDVRTWRAHVDAAVLRAFADLPDAARALVELGIHHEQQHQELLLTDIKHLFAQNPLGPAVWEEASFEGAAPVPEAGGSLPETAGAMRWIEGADGIVSVGHAGEGFAFDCEAPQFSVLLTPHALASRPVTNSEWQAFMDDGGYRTPSLWLSDGWAWVEAEGVEAPLYWRDGCAFALAGWQPIAPAAPVTHVSFYEADAFASWAGARLPTEFEWEAAAAARDPLGGQQLDDAGPVQPAPARGDGALEQMFGGVWEWTGSAYRPYPGFRAAPGAVGEYNGKFMSGQFVLRGGSCATPRGHLRASYRNFFYPHQRWQFTGVRLAKDL
- a CDS encoding cob(I)yrinic acid a,c-diamide adenosyltransferase, whose amino-acid sequence is MVKLNKIYTRTGDDGTTGLVDGSRIAKSAPLMAAIGDVDEANSAVGLAAAALAQDSAEAAMLTRIQNELFDLGADLATPADAEHGFGPHDMALRIVAGQVARLEAEIDAMNAALDPLRSFILPGGSEAAARLHLARAIARRAERAAVAAAATRALNPLALAYLNRLSDHLFVMTRHINAAADGDILWKPGGTR